In one Microbacterium invictum genomic region, the following are encoded:
- a CDS encoding DUF1990 family protein, whose translation MRRGTFRDDTVDYAAVGATQAADLMHFPPERSIPAEESWRIGSGEERFRAAGESLLSWSAQRGAGLELTDVRPAAGPMYAGVSFDENGAPIAPSKLEVEQRYDSDGTPFVTAGATVHLGGRIAGMRADGELRVIFAVEEPRRIGFALGTVQGSVVSGEESFMLDWRDNDEVWFTVRAFDAPQALVYRLFPALTRRRRRELFTRYLRAISPLYATPA comes from the coding sequence ATGCGCCGCGGAACCTTCAGGGACGACACGGTCGACTACGCCGCCGTCGGGGCCACCCAGGCCGCCGATCTCATGCACTTCCCGCCGGAGCGGAGCATCCCGGCGGAGGAATCGTGGCGGATCGGCAGTGGCGAGGAGCGTTTCCGCGCCGCCGGCGAGTCGCTGCTGTCGTGGAGCGCGCAGCGCGGAGCCGGCCTGGAGCTGACCGACGTCCGCCCCGCCGCCGGCCCCATGTACGCCGGCGTCAGCTTCGATGAGAACGGCGCACCCATCGCCCCGAGCAAGCTCGAGGTCGAGCAGCGCTACGACTCCGACGGCACCCCGTTCGTCACCGCCGGGGCGACCGTGCACCTCGGCGGGCGCATCGCCGGGATGCGCGCCGACGGGGAGCTCCGGGTGATCTTCGCCGTGGAGGAACCGCGCCGCATCGGCTTCGCCCTCGGCACCGTGCAGGGATCGGTCGTCAGCGGGGAGGAGTCCTTCATGCTGGACTGGCGCGACAACGACGAGGTCTGGTTCACGGTGCGCGCCTTCGACGCGCCGCAGGCGCTGGTCTACCGGCTCTTCCCGGCACTGACGCGGCGCCGGCGACGGGAGCTGTTCACGCGCTACCTGCGTGCCATCTCGCCGCTGTACGCCACCCCCGCCTGA
- the hemW gene encoding radical SAM family heme chaperone HemW, with the protein MGAALPLADPAPADGALPAGTVIDPTVPFGAYLHIPFCRVRCGYCDFNTYTATELRGARQEDYADTLLREVALARRVLSETGPLRPVETVFFGGGTPTLLPADDLVRMLDGVRAAFPGAADLEVTVEANPDTVDAGVARRLAAAGVTRLSIGMQSAVPHVLATLDRSHRADAVATAVAAAREAGLGVSLDLIYGAPGESLADWRASLETALAQNPDHLSAYALIVEDGTALARRIRRGELALPDDDLQAEMYELADDLLTSAGLSWYEVSNWARTPADRCRHNGAYWRGSDWWGFGPGAHGHIAGTRFWNVRHPAAYAGRLAEGLSPAAGREVLSPSSRVLETVLLRVRTREGLAASALPPGADDLLPELVADGLIEPYTRDRVRLTRRGRLLADHVVRILTA; encoded by the coding sequence GTGGGAGCCGCGCTTCCCCTCGCCGACCCGGCACCCGCCGACGGCGCGCTCCCCGCCGGGACGGTCATCGACCCCACGGTGCCGTTTGGCGCGTACCTCCACATCCCGTTCTGCCGTGTGCGATGCGGGTATTGCGACTTCAACACCTACACCGCCACCGAGTTGCGCGGTGCGCGCCAGGAGGACTACGCCGACACCCTGCTGCGGGAGGTGGCGCTCGCGCGGCGCGTGCTCTCCGAGACGGGCCCGCTGCGTCCGGTCGAGACGGTCTTCTTCGGCGGGGGCACCCCCACGCTCCTTCCCGCCGACGACCTCGTCCGCATGCTGGACGGCGTGCGCGCGGCCTTCCCGGGCGCTGCCGACCTCGAGGTCACCGTCGAGGCCAACCCCGATACCGTCGACGCCGGGGTCGCGCGGCGGCTCGCCGCAGCCGGAGTGACCCGCCTGTCCATCGGCATGCAGTCCGCCGTTCCGCACGTGCTGGCGACACTCGACCGCTCGCATCGCGCGGACGCCGTCGCCACGGCCGTCGCGGCTGCCCGCGAGGCGGGGTTGGGCGTGAGCCTCGACCTGATCTACGGAGCGCCGGGGGAGTCCCTTGCCGACTGGCGCGCATCGCTCGAGACCGCGCTCGCTCAGAACCCCGATCATCTCTCCGCCTACGCCCTCATCGTCGAGGACGGAACGGCGCTTGCCCGTCGCATCCGGCGAGGAGAACTCGCCCTCCCCGACGACGATCTGCAGGCGGAGATGTACGAACTCGCCGACGATCTGCTCACCTCGGCGGGACTGTCCTGGTACGAGGTGTCGAACTGGGCGCGGACCCCCGCCGACCGCTGCCGCCACAACGGCGCCTACTGGCGGGGGAGCGATTGGTGGGGATTCGGACCCGGGGCCCACGGTCACATCGCGGGCACGCGCTTCTGGAACGTCCGCCACCCGGCCGCATACGCCGGCCGACTCGCGGAGGGGCTGTCGCCCGCGGCGGGGCGCGAGGTGCTCTCACCGTCGTCCCGCGTCCTCGAGACGGTGCTCCTCCGCGTCCGCACCCGGGAGGGCCTCGCGGCATCCGCCCTGCCCCCCGGTGCAGATGACCTGCTGCCGGAGCTCGTCGCCGACGGTCTGATCGAGCCGTACACGCGGGACCGCGTGCGGCTCACCCGACGGGGTCGACTCCTGGCCGATCATGTCGTGCGCATCCTGACCGCCTGA